One genomic window of Coffea eugenioides isolate CCC68of chromosome 1, Ceug_1.0, whole genome shotgun sequence includes the following:
- the LOC113752410 gene encoding uncharacterized protein LOC113752410 isoform X1 — translation MAGTCSPVKPHVIVSSTAIELTRNSRVGAPSSVRYSARRSVFASPDDLLPLADGPSCIFVGPIETASKETLEALYCQARDSYYNGTPLIVDDMFDRVELKLRWYGSKYVVKYPRCSLRRQSTYADAEEDPSQAFALASIWLLILGFGGSVFLLPVIYTLGQAYHQDAFHSATSHTSQASMLQFLTILNGMMYMALGSIIGVPIASASVGALQGIWKNDLVALKGVCPNCGEEVFAFVRSDQSKLSRHRSECHVCESFIEFRTRVEQSISRADRRWVYGRVYLIRRRGRRHKWT, via the exons ATGGCCGGCACGTGCTCACCGGTCAAGCCTCACGTGATAGTATCATCGACGGCTATTGAACTTACCAGAAATTCGCGTGTCGGAGCTCCGTCATCCGTCCGGTATTCAGCTCGGAGATCCGTCTTCGCCTCGCCTGATGACCTCCTGCCCCTCGCCGACGGTCCGTCGTGTATATTCGTCGGTCCGATTGAAACTGCCAGTAAAGAAACCCTAGAAGCTCTCTATTGTCAA GCTAGGGATTCATATTATAATGGTACGCCGTTGATTGTAGATGACATGTTTGATAGAGTTGAG CTGAAGTTGCGGTGGTATGGTTCGAAATATGTAGTGAAGTATCCGAGGTGTAGTCTTAGGCGGCAATCAACCTATGCTGACGCTGag GAAGATCCTTCACAGGCGTTTGCATTAGCGAGCATATGGCTTTTGATTCTTGGTTTTGGTGGTTCAGTCTTTCTGCTTCCTGTTATATACACCCTTGGTCAAGCTTATCATCAAGATGCATTTCACTCTGCAACTTCACACACCAGTCAAGCTTCTATGCTACAGTTCCTTACTATACTTAATGGCATGATGTACATGGCATTGGGATCCATAATAGGTGTTCCAATTGCTTCAGCATCAG TTGGAGCATTGCAAGGGATTTGGAAGAATGACTTGGTCGCGCTAAAAGGGGTTTGCCCAAATTGTGGTGAGGAG GTTTTTGCATTTGTTAGATCTGATCAGTCCAAGCTTTCCCGCCACAGATCAGAATGCCATGTGTGTGAGAGCTTCATAGAATTCCGCACAAGGGTTGAG CAATCCATCTCAAGAGCAGATAGGCGGTGGGTTTATGGCCGGGTTTACTTGATTCGGCGGAGAGGCAGACGACACAAGTGGACGTAA
- the LOC113752410 gene encoding uncharacterized protein LOC113752410 isoform X2, with translation MAGTCSPVKPHVIVSSTAIELTRNSRVGAPSSVRYSARRSVFASPDDLLPLADGPSCIFVGPIETASKETLEALYCQARDSYYNGTPLIVDDMFDRVELKLRWYGSKYVVKYPRCSLRRQSTYADAEEDPSQAFALASIWLLILGFGGSVFLLPVIYTLGQAYHQDAFHSATSHTSQASMLQFLTILNGMMYMALGSIIGVPIASASVGALQGIWKNDLVALKGVCPNCGEEVSIKFLHLLDLISPSFPATDQNAMCVRAS, from the exons ATGGCCGGCACGTGCTCACCGGTCAAGCCTCACGTGATAGTATCATCGACGGCTATTGAACTTACCAGAAATTCGCGTGTCGGAGCTCCGTCATCCGTCCGGTATTCAGCTCGGAGATCCGTCTTCGCCTCGCCTGATGACCTCCTGCCCCTCGCCGACGGTCCGTCGTGTATATTCGTCGGTCCGATTGAAACTGCCAGTAAAGAAACCCTAGAAGCTCTCTATTGTCAA GCTAGGGATTCATATTATAATGGTACGCCGTTGATTGTAGATGACATGTTTGATAGAGTTGAG CTGAAGTTGCGGTGGTATGGTTCGAAATATGTAGTGAAGTATCCGAGGTGTAGTCTTAGGCGGCAATCAACCTATGCTGACGCTGag GAAGATCCTTCACAGGCGTTTGCATTAGCGAGCATATGGCTTTTGATTCTTGGTTTTGGTGGTTCAGTCTTTCTGCTTCCTGTTATATACACCCTTGGTCAAGCTTATCATCAAGATGCATTTCACTCTGCAACTTCACACACCAGTCAAGCTTCTATGCTACAGTTCCTTACTATACTTAATGGCATGATGTACATGGCATTGGGATCCATAATAGGTGTTCCAATTGCTTCAGCATCAG TTGGAGCATTGCAAGGGATTTGGAAGAATGACTTGGTCGCGCTAAAAGGGGTTTGCCCAAATTGTGGTGAGGAGGTCAGTATAAA GTTTTTGCATTTGTTAGATCTGATCAGTCCAAGCTTTCCCGCCACAGATCAGAATGCCATGTGTGTGAGAGCTTCATAG